The Pyrenophora tritici-repentis strain M4 chromosome 8, whole genome shotgun sequence genome contains a region encoding:
- a CDS encoding HTH-Tnp-Tc5 domain containing protein, giving the protein MDPINAAIEFLESQPSNARSSYTKVAAQFGVSRHTLARQHQGKCFSHATKSLNQQLLSQQQELDLVNHIRQLTEEGLPPSRRMLQNFCTSIAKKPASLRWVSRFLQRHKDELKSHHGKGKDRLRHKADSLYKYEHWFQDLARILLKYHVRPGDIYNMDEKGFHLGRGEGTYRVFSRDSWERGGRRQPIQDGSREWLTVIAAVCANRSVVPPTILYASPLGNIQERWVKDIEYKDD; this is encoded by the coding sequence ATGGATCCAATTAATGCAGCGATTGAATTTTTAGAATCGCAGCCATCGAATGCACGATCCTCGTATACAAAAGTCGCTGCGCAGTTTGGTGTATCACGACACACGCTCGCTCGCCAACACCAAGGCAAATGTTTCTCACATGCCACCAAATCACTCAACCAGCAATTACTTAGTCAACAACAAGAGTTAGATCTTGTAAACCACATCAGACAATTAACAGAGGAGGGCTTGCCACCTTCTAGGCGTATGCTACAAAATTTCTGCACATCTATTGCTAAGAAGCCTGCCTCCCTACGTTGGGTGTCGCGCTTCCTTCAGCGTCACAAAGATGAGCTGAAATCACATCACGGCAAGGGGAAGGACCGACTCCGCCACAAGGCAGATTCCCTATACAAGTACGAGCACTGGTTTCAAGATTTAGCTAGGATCCTTCTTAAATATCACGTCAGGCCGGGtgatatatacaatatggatgagaagggcttccACCTTGGTAGAGGTGAAGGTACCTACAGAGTCTTTAGTAGGGACTCATGGGAGCGAGGGGGTCGTCGTCAACCTATACAGGACGGATCCAGAGAGTGGTTGACAGTGATAGCGGCTGTATGTGCTAATAGGAGCGTAGTCCCACCCACTATACTATACGCCTCGCCTTTAGGCAACATTCAAGAGCGCTGGGTAAAGGATATTGAGTACAAGGACGATTAG
- a CDS encoding ProP, Permease major facilitator superfamily has protein sequence MNGTGNYLASDMNPSKSLYNGRPTVPISHFKRVLYQAIIDDTITNAEYDGNGTLEDPYVITWLPNDPFDPMNISNGIKWWITAIVAMMTLAVSFASSAYSGGIEIYGRRYITVSSGLLLAVFSAASAASQNVTTLVVTRFLAGALGSSPLTNGGGVLADIFPSSQRGLATTLFATAPFLGPTIGPIVGGFVGQAAGWRWIEGMIAVFTGVIAILYALVVPETYSPVLLAKRAAKLSEVTSKTFKSKIELERGKKTASEAFVTALVRPWILLFCEPIVFLLAAYTAIIYGALYMFFPAFPIVYQVGRGWSSGMGGLAFIGVAAGMSCAIVYLFWENKRYARNTANSPTGHLDPEARLPPALLGSIIIPVGLYWFAWTNGSNVHWIVSIIGSAPFGFGMVLVFISCVNYLVDSYVIYAASVMAASSVVRSLFGVAFPLFTPYMYRHLEEEMIVDYILDLGLRGFSPTYAAIRDTADRLLATRGAGQVGQKWPANFVGRTDRLVTRFNRAYDRQRAPCGDPILIKSWFELVEQTKAKYGICDEDVYNFDEAGFSMGKITTQLVITASERRARPKAVQPGGREWVTFIAGINAAGWSIPPFLIFTSQHHLSARYEEAGIPRDRAIAVSDNGWTNNELGVAWLKYFDAHTKTRVVGTRRLLIFDGHESHNSFAFQELCKESNIYTLCMPPYSSHLLQPLDVGCFSPLKRVYSREVESLIRHHINYVTKLEFLPAFKTAFDRSFTPANICSAFRGAGLIPLQLDVVLSKLDVKLRTPTPPAVLAETLWQACTPSNLQLLRRLVSLRGGAEVMMLSAELMRDRIASLEKANEAAIKRRQRKKKRIQKRGVLTKGAGEDIIAQYETDEQIACEERQGGERSGVSRPEKSTNKTTNI, from the exons ATGAACGGCACGGGCAACTACTTGGCCAGTGACATGAATCCAAGCAAATCTTTGTACAATGGCAGGCCCACGGTTCCGATATCCCATTTCAAACGTGTTCTCTATCAAGCAATAATTGACGACACAATTACCAACGCTGAATACGACGGGAATGGCACTTTGGAAGACCCTTACGTCATAACATGGCTGCCAAATGACCCTTTCGATCCCATGAATATCTCAAACGGTATCAAGTGGTGGATAACCGCCATTGTAGCAATGATGACTCTTGCTGTGTCATTTGCATCGTCAGCATATTCCGGCGGCATCG AGATTTACGGACGCCGGTACATCACTGTTAGTTCTGGTTTGCTTCTTGCTGTATTCAGTGCAGCTTCAGCAGCTTCTCAGAACGTGACTACTTTAGTTGTAACAAGATTCCTTGCTGGTGCTCTAGGCTCATCACCACTGACTAATGGTGGCGGTGTCCTTGCGGATATATTTCCGTCTTCCCAACGCGGACTGGCAACCACTTTGTTTGCGACAGCCCCGTTCCTTGGCCCAACAATTGGCCCTATTG TGGGCGGATTTGTTGGCCAAGCAGCCGGCTGGCGTTGGATAGAAGGCATGATCGCTGTCTTCACAGGAGTGATAGCGATCCTATATGCCTTAGTTGTGCCCGAAACGTATTCACCTGTGCTCTTAGCCAAACGAGCCGCGAAACTTTCTGAAGTTACCTCGAAAACTTTTAAAAGTAAGATCGAGCTTGAGAGAGGCAAGAAAACGGCATCCGAAGCATTTGTCACAGCGTTGGTCAGGCCTTGGATATTGTTGTTTTGTGAACCAATCGTCTTCCTGTTGGCTGCATACACAGCAATAATATATGGAGCCCTCTACATGTTCTTTCCAGCTTTCCCTATTGTTTACCAGGTCGGTCGGGGTTGGTCTTCAGGTATGGGAGGTCTCGCATTCATCGGAGTTGCAGCAGGCATGTCCTGTGCAATCGTCTATCTGTTTTGGGAAAACAAACGCTATGCTCGTAACACAGCAAATTCACCAACCGGACATCTTGATCCAGAAGCAAGGTTACCACCCGCGCTCCTTGGGAGTATCATCATACCTGTCGGGCTCTATTGGTTTGCCTGGACCAATGGATCAAACGTACACTGGATTGTCAGCATCATTGGCAGCGCCCCGTTTGGCTTCGGCATGGTATTGGTCTTCATATCGTGCGTCAATTATCTCGTCGACTCGTACGTTATATATGCAGCATCAGTAATGGCTGCCAGCTCGGTCGTTCGCTCACTCTTTGGCGTGGCATTCCCGTTATTCACGCCTTACATGTACCGACATCTGG AAGAGGAGATGATTGTTGATTATATACTTGATCTAGGTCTACGTGGATTTTcgcctacctacgcagcTATACGCGATACGGCTGATAGACTGTTAGCTACgcgcggcgctggccagGTTGGACAGAAGTGGCCAGCCAACTTCGTTGGGCGTACAGATAGACTTGTGACGCGTTTTAATCGGGCGTACGATAGGCAAAGAGCTCCATGTGGAGATCCAATTCTAATTAAGAGCTGGTTTGAGCTTGTGGAGCAGACAAAGGCCAAGTACGGCATCTGTGAcgaggacgtctacaactttgacgaAGCTGGCTTCTCAATGGGCAAGATTACCACTCAGCTCGTCATTACAGCGTCAGAAAGAAGAGCCCGACCAAAAGCTGTCCAGCCAGGTGGTCGTGAGTGGGTGACGTTCATCGCTGGGATTAACGCAGCTGGCTGGTCTATCCCACCGTTTCTGATCTTTACTAGCCAGCACCACCTCTCTGCTCGGTACGAGGAAGCAGGGATCCCACGCGACCGGGCAATCGCAGTCAGTGACAATGGCTGGACAAACAACGAACTAGGCGTTGCATGGCTAAAGTACTTCGACGCTCATACGAAGACTCGCGTTGTTGGTACACGTCGCCTACTTATCTTTGATGGCCATGAGAGCCACAACTCTTTTGCGTTCCAagagctctgcaaggagagCAATATCTACACGCTCTGCATGCCGCCGTACTCATCTCATCTACTCCAGCCTCTTGAcgttggctgcttctcgccattgaagcgcgtGTACAGCCGCGAGGTGGAGAGCCTAATCCGTCATCACATCAACTACGTCACTAAGCTcgagtttctgccagcgttcaagACAGCGTTTGATCGATCcttcacgccagccaatatctgctcagcTTTTCGAGGCGCAGGCCTTATTCCTCTCCAGCTAGACGTAGTTCTATCAAAGCTTGACGTAAAGCTCCGTACGCCTACTCCACCAGCTGTTCTAGCAGAGACTCTCTGGCAGGCCTGTACGCCGAGCAAC cttcaattattgCGGCGATTAGTCAGCTTAAGAGGGGGGGCAGAGGTGATGATGCTTTCGGCTGAGCTAATGCGCGATCGAATCGCCAGCCTTGAAAAGGCTAACGAGGCAGCTATAAAGCGTAGGCAGCGTAAAAAGAAGCGAATACAGAAGCGAGGAGTGCTTACGAAGGGAGCTGGCGAGGATATAATTGCCCAATACGAGACTGATGAGCAGATTGCTTGTGAGGAGCGCCAGGGAGGAGAGCGATCAGGTGTTAGCCGTCCAGagaagtcaacaaacaaaacaaccaacatttga
- a CDS encoding Polyketide synthase module protein, which produces MTDITTCFPKDDPVPHEAPSLSTEPLAIIGVACRFAGDATDCGNLWKFLSEGRSAVGTVPENRFKVASYYHPDPEHGGTTCTTRGYFLKDNIYSFDTSFFKLPENDITAMDPQQKLLLENVYHALENAGLSAKDVATSRTSVFVGSSNNDHLAFANEDLEMCYKNKATGTSPSILANRISWFYDLRGTSQTIDTACSSSLVAFHQGCLSVRSKDSDMSIISGVNVIEHPAAFLQLTNLGVLSPDGQCFSFDHRANGYGRGEGVSTLIVKPLSSAIQDGNVIRAIVRATGTSHDGKTPGITLPSQTAQAALIRSVYASAHLDMDQTAYVEAHGTGTQVGDPLEIEGIVSAFETRARQRPLYIGSIKAGLGHLEGGAGLAGLVKAVLMLEQQAIPPAVNLEKVNPNIPTDANIQFAKHQIPWPCTGVRRVSINSFGFGGTNAHVVLDDADNYRNSSTRTRNDDILESEDTIPSIIESKETEDGGKPLVFVLSASDEQDLRKASEKLATHIRSVIGSENIRSETQYLKDLAFTLSEKRSALRWRSSFVASSLTELSSRLTAKSHSAFRSALKEERIAFVFTGQGAQWLGMGSSLMIYPGFRKSIEDASSYMKRLGSPWVLKGKLYL; this is translated from the exons ATGACAGATATCACGACTTGCTTTCCCAAGGATGATCCCGTACCACACGAGGCACCATCTCTTTCGACAGAACCACTAGCAATTATCGGTGTCGCTTGTCGATTTGCTGGAGATGCAACAGATTGTGGAAATTTGTGGAAATTCTTGTCAGAAGGAAGATCTGCTGTGGGCACTGTACCTGAGAATCGATTCAAGGTTGCAAGTTACTACCATCCAGATCCAGAACATGGTGGAACTACTTGCACAACTCGTGGCTATTTTTTGAAAGACAACATATACTCGTTCGATACATCTTTTTTCAAGTTGCCAGAGAACGATATCACAGCAATGGACCCCCAGCAAAAGCTTCTCTTGGAAAACGTCTATCATGCTCTTGAAAATG CTGGCCTATCTGCCAAAGACGTGGCTACTTCTCGAACATCTGTATTTGTCGGAAGCTCAAATAACGATCACCTGGCCTTTGCTAACGAAGACCTTGAGATGTGCTATAAGAACAAAGCTACAGGAACGAGCCCATCAATCCTGGCCAATAGAATTAGCTGGTTCTATGACTTGCGAGGGACAAGTCAGACGATTGATACAGCATGCTCGAGCAGTCTCGTAGCTTTCCACCAAGGCTGCCTGAGTGTCAGATCAAAAGATTCTGACATG TCAATTATAAGCGGAGTCAATGTTATTGAACACCCAGCAGCTTTTCTTCAGTTAACGAACCTTGGCGTACTCTCGCCTGACGGTCAATGCTTTAGTTTTGATCATCGTGCAAATGGTTATGGTCGTGGTGAAGGCGTTAGCACCCTCATTGTAAAACCACTCAGCTCCGCAATTCAGGATGGAAACGTTATTCGCGCAATCGTTCGTGCAACGGGAACGAGTCACGATGGCAAGACTCCAGGAATTACACTACCAAGTCAGACAGCGCAGGCTGCTCTGATTCGAAGTGTCTATGCTAGTGCACATCTAGACATGGATCAGACAGCGTATGTTGAAGCACACGGTACCGGAACTCAGGTCGGGGATCCCTTGGAGATCGAGGGCATTGTATCTGCCTTTGAAACCAGAGCAAGGCAACGACCACTTTATATCGGATCAATCAAGGCAGGTCTAGGCCACCTAGAGGGGGGCGCTGGGCTAGCTGGGTTGGTCAAAGCTGTTCTCATGCTGGAACAGCAGGCGATTCCACCAGCTGTAAACTTGGAGAAAGTTAATCCTAATATACCGACAGATGCAAACATTCAATTTGCAAAGCACCAAATTCCCTGGCCTTGCACAGGAGTCCGTCGAGTATCGATTAACTCGTTTGGGTTTGGGGGTACTAATGCACATGTGGTGCTCGACGACGCCGACAATTACAGGAACTCATCAACCCGAACGAGGAACG ATGATATTCTCGAAAGTGAAGATACCATTCCGAGTATCATTGAATCAAAAGAAACAGAGGATGGAGGAAAACCACTTGTAtttgtcctttctgcctcTGACGAACAGGATCTTCGAAAAGCCTCCGAAAAGCTTGCGACCCATATTAGGTCTGTTATAGGGTCCGAAAACATACGCTCAGAGACCCAATACCTCAAAGATCTTGCTTTCACTCTTTCGGAGAAACGTTCGGCGCTCAGATGGAGATCTTCCTTTGTCGCCAGCTCCTTAACAGAGTTGAGTTCTCGACTTACCGCTAAGAGTCACTCTGCCTTCCGTTCTGCCCTGAAAGAGGAACGGATCGCATTCGTCTTTACTGGCCAGGGAGCACAGTGGTTAGGCATGGGTTCAAGTTTGATGATCTATCCCGGCTTTAGAAAGAGCATCGAAGATGCGTCCTCTTATATGAAAAGACTCGGTAGTCCCTGGGTTCTCAAAGGCAAGCTCTACCTTTAA
- a CDS encoding Dimer-Tnp-hAT multi-domain protein, translating to MPSIPAKRKPEAAEEADTPFKRAQRTRKPTLKALLGDGSQPTQPIELPESTPDPPTEPPTQVIEPPTRAIEPPCKPVQQPEERPRRASPLPILAASQASRLTDEPAWESQLMFDKPEDSIVQPLAFSSAATEASVEEDSAVSVDFRDFEGVDWSRLKGFVAPLSTPRGKASWIFQHGWRVWKEGTHHPDELYFVCKYCHIHKLPNGVHRVTKSTTAANGHLQLDKPGHRLSKDGPILSKPLRKHGQQSLRQAALSGVKFSLEAYKTIGNFDVQEFRQAAALWLVDNNRPLREFETPAFRKMIRLANPEAEAALWRSHNSVSAFVMRLYSWLRPQVVRALAEAESKVHISFDGWTTKGGKRGFFSVVAHYANSKGAIVDLPIALPQLVGAHTGEAIADAVTKILQSFSINRSKLGYFVLDNAYNNDTAVNKLASMYHFSASDRRLRCACHILNLVGQTIMFGRDADAYNNALENTKMEDFYMKEWRKEGPLGVYLDIINYINTPKQWSIFEDCQREAVNSMPTGASGGTREPIKPCVTRWNSYYDCFKRGVQLQQAINAYATYHIRETEQADEQAAIRGNKLPDVPRWMRSDGLTAADWAVITEYMAILQPLKFATDRLQGRGKCGRFGALYEVIPVFESVITELDARLRPYESVNHEPSEAPEDHIPINLRAARRKASNYFTKILQSPIYYAATALHPRYKTYSKRFWRDKPTQLSTAHAKFLRVWAAYKPAAAATTPTPAPKPTMSSFDDAIDAILDEDGEHTLEVEDEYDSWLKEPMWTSDQHKEGPTAVQYWLSLKPKYPHLSRLAIDVLTIPASSSDCERVFAGTGDIIEPQRRKIGAQLLAALVCLQRWTRAGFTTPSTTTAAKHTDEELTEEFAIGTWEEPPAELS from the coding sequence atgccctctataccagcaaaacgcaagcccgaggctgccgaagaagctgatactcccttcaagcgagcacaacgtacgcgcaaacctacgctcaaagcgctgttgggtgacggcagccagccaacccagccgatagagctgccagaaagtacgccggatccgcctacagagccgcctacacaagttatcgagccgcccacacgggctattgaaccgccatgtaagcctgtacaacaacccgaggagcgccctcggcgggcatcaccactgcctattttggctgcctcacaagcctctcggctcactgatgagccagcctgggagtcgcagttaatgtttgataagccagaggactctattgtacagcctttagctttctctagcgctgccactgaggcttcggtggaggaggatagcgctgtgagcgtcgattttcgcgactttgagggcgtcgattggtcgcgattaaaggggtttgtcgcgccgctgagcactccacgaggcaaggcaagctggatttttcaacacggctggcgtgtctggaaggagggtactcaccacccagatgagttgtactttgtgtgcaagtactgtcatattcataagctacctaatggtgtacaccgagtaacgaagtcaaccactgccgccaacgggcacctccagcttgataaacctggtcatcggctcagcaaagatggtccaatcctaagcaaacctctccgcaaacatggacaacaatcacttcgtcaggcagctctaagcggtgtcaaatttagtctagaggcgtacaagactataggaaacttcgacgtacaagaatttcggcaggcagctgcgctctggctggtcgacaacaacagaccactccgcgagtttgagacgccggcttttcgcaagatgatcaggcttgctaatcctgaggcagaggcggcgttatggaggtctcataacagcgtgtcagcgttcgtgatgaggttgtacagttggctacggcctcaggtggtgcgcgcgttggctgaagccgagagcaaggtacatataagcttcgatgggtggacgacaaaaggcggcaaacgtggcttcttttctgtagttgctcactacgccaacagtaagggcgcgatagttgacctacccatcgcgctgccgcagctggtgggtgcccacactggtgaggcgatagctgacgctgtaaccaaaatcctgcaatccttcagcattaatcgcagcaaactcggctactttgtgctcgataacgcttacaataacgacaccgctgttaacaaactcgcctcgatgtaccacttttctgcctccgatcgccgcctccgctgcgcttgccacatacttaaccttgttggccaaacgattatgttcgggagggatgctgacgcgtataacaacgccctggagaacacaaagatggaggatttttacatgaaggagtggcggaaagaaggaccgcttggcgtgtatcttgatattatcaactacatcaacacgccgaagcagtggagtatttttgaagattgccaacgcgaggcagttaacagcatgcccacaggcgccagcggcggcactcgcgagccaattaagccgtgtgttacacgttggaacagctattacgactgctttaagcgcggagttcagctccaacaagctatcaacgcatacgccacgtaccacattcgcgagactgaacaggctgacgaacaggcagctattagaggaaacaagctgcctgatgtgccgcggtggatgaggtcagacggccttacggcggctgactgggcggtgattactgagtacatggcgatactgcagccgctcaagtttgctacagatcgcctccaaggccgcggcaagtgtggccgttttggcgcactctacgaggtcatcccagtatttgagagtgtgataactgagctggatgcacgccttcggccatacgaatcggtcaaccacgagccatctgaggcgcccgaagatcacatcccgatcaacctgcgagccgcgaggcgaaaagcgagcaattactttactaagatcctccaaagtcccatttactacgcagctacggcactacatccacgatataaaacatactctaagcgcttctggcgcgacaaacctacacaattgagcaccgcgcacgcgaagtttctgcgggtttgggctgcctacaagcctgccgctgctgccacaacaccaacccctgcgccaaaacctaccatgagcagctttgacgacgctatcgacgctatactagatgaggacggcgagcatacattggaggtggaggatgagtacgatagctggttaaaagagcctatgtggacgtctgatcaacacaaggagggtccaacagctgtacagtactggttatcgttgaagccgaagtatccacatctttcacgattggcgatcgacgtgttgactatacccgcctccagctctgattgtgagcgcgtttttgcgggaactggcgatataattgagccacaaaggcggaaaattggcgcgcagttactggctgctttggtgtgcttgcaacggtggactcgtgcaggttttacaacaccaagcacgacaacagcagcaaagcatactgatgaggagctcacggaagagtttgcgataggaacgtgggaagagccgcctgcagaattgtcatag
- a CDS encoding Trichoplein multi-domain protein, translated as MSCINAAIEAIESRDPGDKFTYSEVARRFGVDRSTLSRRHQQIRGSNEAKSRNQQLLHPHQELQLLEHIDELTDAGLPPTRTMIQNFASAIAGRATSQSWVTRFFHRHPDAIISRWSTGLDRNRHRADSVYKYESYFDLLSTKMAQHHIRAQDVYNMDEKGFLIGVTGRSKRVFSKQKYETGGFKKVIQDGNRDWITVIAAICADGSTLPPAIIYEATSGNMYARWVDDIAIDDPVYVTSSPSGWTNDQVGLAWLEQVFDRHTKEKAGNHTRLLILDGHGSHVTMDTHTLQPLDVVMFKPLAAAYSLSLQHYLQASHGLLAVRKDDFYRLFKPAWDSSFIKKHALKAFKATGIAPIDPEVVLKKFRKSTLTAPPPLVNVSRATITNLINQAYDPSSIAANNLSEILLRLQAAKEIAEYEKDALRAALHVHQKPRNRHEPPLDLQQRKAFHSGAVWWSPCKLREARFRQLVKEKEKEKELLDKIELKEAKENNRIYQLKIKEAARAAREEAKKVRDEAKAVKAAELDAKRRDRDAAKAIQQPQSGKRKASKPAAKQQPKKRRVGGAGGGTLAEVAAPAPPPTTTRRGRAVNTPAKYR; from the exons atgagttgtatcaacgctgcgattgaagctattgaatcgcgtgatcccggagataaatttacatactctgaggttgcgcgccgctttggtgttgatcgctctacgttgtcgcgacgccatcaacagatccggggctcaaatgaagccaaatcacgtaatcagcaactccttcacccacaccaggAGCTACAGCTTCTAGAGCACATTGACGAGCTTACTGATGCTGGCTTACCACCGACGAGGACTATGATCCAGAACTTTgctagtgctatagccggaagggctacctcccaaagctgggtgacgcgcttctttcaccgtcatcccgacgcgattatatcacgttggtcaactggtttggaccgcaatcgccaccgggctgattctgtatacaagtacgagtcgtactttgatctactatctactaaaatggctcagcaccatattcgggcgcaggatgtatataatatggatgagaagggattccttattggagtgacggggaggagtaagagagtgtttagtaagcagaaatatgagactgggggctttaagaaagtgatacaggacggcaacagagattggatcactgttatcgctgctatatgtgctgatgggagtacgttaccgcccgcgattatatacgaagctacttcgggcaacatgtacgccagatgggttgatgatatcgcaattgacgatccagtctacgttacctcaagtccctcagggtggaccaatgatcaggtaggcctggcatggctcgaacaggtgtttgatcgccatacgaaggagaaggccggcaatcacacacgcttactcatccttgacggccatgggagtcacgttactatgga TACCCAtacgctgcagccactcgatgtggtaatgttcaaacctctggcagccgcgtactcactcagcttgcagcactacctccaggcgagccacggtctcttagctgtgaggaaggatgacttctaccgtcttttcaagcctgcctgggactcctctttcattaagaagcacgcgttgaaggcatttaaagccactgggatagctcctatagatcccgaagtagtacttaaaaagttccgaaagtcaacactaacagcaccgccgccactagtgaacgtgagtagagctactatcacgaacctcattaatcaggcctacgatccgagctctattgcggccaacaacctctcagaaatactcctccgcctccaggctgccaaagagatcgccgagtacgagaaggacgcactgcgcgcggcgctacacgttcaccagaagccccgcaatcggcacgaacctcccctagatctacagcagcgaaaagcgttccattcaggggcagtttggtggtcgccgtgcaagcttcgagaggcccgcttcaggcagctagtgaaggagaaggagaaggagaaagagctacttgataagatagagttgaaagaggcaaaggagaacaacaggatctatcaacttaagatcaaagaggcagcgcgggcggcgcgtgaggaggcaaagaaggtgcgggatgaagccaaggctgtaaaggctgccgaacttgacgccaaacgacgcgatcgcgacgctgcaaaggctatacaacaaccccaatcgggcaagcgtaaggcttcaaagcccgctgcaaagcaacagccaaaaaaacgacgcgtgggtggtgctggcggtggcactctggctgaggtggctgcaccggctcccccaccaacaaccacccgacgcggccgggccgtcaatactccggcaaaatatagatag